In Abyssisolibacter fermentans, a single genomic region encodes these proteins:
- a CDS encoding putative polysaccharide biosynthesis protein, with the protein MSKKSFLKGAVILGAAGILVKVLGAFYRIPLVNLIGDEGMGYYQTSYPIYNLLFAISTAGLPVAIAKLVSEKRALGQYKNAQRIFRISFLGLIIGGVLTSSIIFFGSGMIVSYLENPKAYYAMMALTPALLFVPIMSAIRGYFQGRQNMVPTACSQIVEQIFRVGIGLYLAYILLDKGLDKAAGGAAFGASAGAIGGTILMVLIYLYNRKNIKDEIRTDSTEVYESTNQIIKNILIIAIPITMGAAIVPLINSIDVAIVMRKLQVIGYTKIEASKLYGRMAGMAQTLINFPQVFSIALSMSLVPAISAAYATLDYKNVRDISISGIRVSLVIGLPAALGLYALAVPIMKLLYFTQSLEVQESAGSILSVLAFSVIFLALVQSMTGILQAIGKPFIPVRNLIIGAACKVVITYTLTGIKSINIYGAVIGTICAYAIASILNYVSVKKYVNIRPNFIDVFIKPAIAAVIMLIAVKISYLYICKYIPERLTTIIAIIIGGIIYGVALIVTGAITQRDFEIIPKGNKIVKVLRKYRLIRK; encoded by the coding sequence ATGAGCAAGAAGTCTTTTTTAAAAGGAGCTGTCATTTTAGGAGCAGCCGGAATATTAGTTAAAGTATTAGGAGCATTTTACAGAATACCATTAGTAAATTTAATAGGAGACGAAGGTATGGGTTATTATCAAACCTCATACCCAATATATAACTTGCTGTTTGCAATATCAACAGCTGGCTTGCCTGTAGCTATAGCAAAATTAGTATCAGAGAAAAGAGCCTTAGGGCAGTACAAAAACGCACAAAGAATATTTAGGATTTCGTTTTTAGGCTTAATTATAGGAGGAGTATTAACTTCATCGATAATTTTCTTTGGTAGTGGTATGATAGTTTCTTATTTAGAGAATCCAAAAGCGTATTATGCTATGATGGCATTAACACCAGCATTGTTATTTGTACCAATTATGTCAGCTATTAGAGGGTATTTTCAAGGACGTCAAAATATGGTACCTACTGCATGTTCACAAATTGTAGAGCAGATATTTAGAGTAGGTATAGGATTATATCTTGCTTACATATTATTAGATAAAGGTTTAGATAAAGCTGCTGGAGGAGCTGCTTTTGGAGCTTCTGCGGGTGCAATTGGTGGTACAATATTGATGGTATTAATATACCTATACAATAGAAAAAATATTAAAGACGAAATTAGAACTGATTCTACAGAAGTTTACGAAAGTACAAATCAGATTATAAAAAATATATTAATTATTGCTATACCTATTACTATGGGAGCGGCAATTGTACCATTAATTAATAGTATAGATGTTGCAATAGTTATGCGAAAACTTCAGGTAATAGGGTATACTAAAATCGAGGCTTCAAAGCTGTATGGACGAATGGCAGGCATGGCTCAGACATTAATAAATTTCCCGCAAGTTTTTTCAATTGCATTATCAATGAGCTTAGTACCAGCTATATCAGCTGCATATGCTACACTAGATTATAAGAATGTTAGAGATATATCTATTTCTGGAATTAGGGTATCATTAGTTATTGGTTTACCAGCGGCATTAGGATTATATGCTCTAGCAGTGCCAATAATGAAGTTATTATATTTTACTCAGAGTTTAGAGGTACAAGAAAGTGCTGGTTCTATTTTATCAGTACTTGCATTTAGTGTAATATTTTTAGCATTAGTGCAGTCAATGACAGGTATTTTACAAGCTATAGGAAAGCCATTTATACCTGTTAGGAATCTTATTATAGGTGCAGCATGTAAAGTTGTAATAACTTATACACTTACAGGAATAAAAAGTATCAACATTTATGGAGCTGTTATAGGAACAATATGTGCATATGCAATAGCTAGTATATTAAATTATGTATCTGTCAAAAAATATGTTAATATAAGGCCAAATTTTATAGATGTATTTATTAAACCAGCTATTGCAGCTGTAATTATGCTTATTGCTGTTAAAATATCTTACCTATACATATGTAAGTATATTCCAGAGAGATTAACAACGATTATAGCTATTATTATCGGAGGAATAATTTATGGTGTAGCATTAATTGTAACAGGTGCAATTACCCAAAGAGATTTTGAAATTATACCAAAAGGAAATAAAATAGTAAAGGTGTTAAGAAAGTATAGATTAATTAGGAAGTAG
- the spoVT gene encoding stage V sporulation protein T, whose translation MKATGIVRRIDDLGRVVIPKEIRRTLRIKEGDPLEIFTDREGQVILKKYSPIGELGEFAEEYAEALSQTVKHIAIVCDRDTVVAISGASNKEYYDKRLSTELEKIIESKEIYETAGEIKPIRLILDEASSEQYVTQIIAPVVSQGDPIGAVILASKESGATMGEVEIKLAETAARFLAKQMEG comes from the coding sequence TTGAAAGCTACAGGAATTGTTAGAAGAATTGATGATTTAGGTAGAGTAGTAATACCTAAAGAAATAAGAAGAACTTTACGTATTAAAGAAGGAGATCCACTAGAAATATTTACTGATAGAGAAGGGCAAGTTATATTAAAGAAATATTCTCCTATAGGAGAACTAGGTGAATTTGCAGAGGAATATGCAGAAGCATTAAGTCAAACTGTTAAACATATTGCAATTGTCTGTGATAGAGATACTGTAGTAGCAATATCAGGTGCATCTAATAAGGAATATTATGATAAAAGACTTAGTACTGAATTAGAAAAGATTATTGAAAGCAAAGAGATTTATGAAACTGCTGGTGAAATAAAACCTATTAGATTAATATTAGATGAAGCAAGTTCAGAGCAATATGTAACACAAATTATAGCACCTGTAGTTTCACAAGGAGATCCAATTGGAGCAGTAATATTAGCTTCAAAAGAATCAGGAGCTACTATGGGAGAAGTAGAAATTAAATTAGCAGAAACTGCAGCTAGGTTTTTAGCAAAACAAATGGAAGGTTAA
- a CDS encoding peptidylprolyl isomerase — MNKLLYTIYCSMDFYVGRGVKDLTKNKFIVLITILMSFAIFMAGCSISKDDAVALVNDKPVLKADFDQYLEYRKKLAEASGYVAPDMWDNDAGDGKTFETIIREAVLEDLVLQEVQMQNADNNNIKVDEKEVEESINTYISTPEDKKNFEQYLNSMNLSEEFFKEFILKRSLIINKYIDEVMEVEEQEAKDYYEQRKQLYDSVRASHILVETEEEALDIIKQLNEGADFATLAKEKSTGPSASNGGDINYFRRGEMVSEFADAAFDLEVGEISGVVKTKYGYHVIKVTDSKIGFDSNKEDVERSIKQSIYNQQIQEEREKANVEILLKFEEPKKSEENNENEATESDENNNQQNSNEQDNNTEENNN, encoded by the coding sequence ATGAATAAGTTATTATATACTATATATTGTAGTATGGATTTTTATGTAGGTAGAGGAGTGAAAGATTTGACAAAGAATAAATTTATAGTTTTAATAACTATACTTATGAGTTTTGCAATTTTTATGGCTGGTTGTTCTATAAGTAAAGATGATGCAGTTGCATTAGTAAATGACAAACCAGTATTGAAAGCTGACTTTGATCAGTATTTAGAATATAGGAAAAAACTTGCAGAAGCAAGTGGTTATGTTGCACCAGATATGTGGGATAATGATGCTGGTGATGGAAAAACATTTGAAACTATTATTAGAGAAGCTGTTTTAGAAGATTTAGTACTTCAAGAAGTTCAGATGCAAAATGCTGATAATAATAATATAAAGGTTGATGAGAAAGAAGTTGAAGAGAGTATTAATACTTATATTTCAACTCCAGAAGATAAAAAGAATTTTGAACAGTATTTAAATAGCATGAACTTAAGTGAAGAATTTTTTAAGGAGTTTATTTTAAAAAGAAGTCTTATAATAAATAAGTATATTGATGAGGTAATGGAAGTAGAAGAACAAGAAGCTAAAGATTATTATGAACAGAGAAAACAATTATATGATAGCGTAAGAGCAAGTCATATATTGGTTGAAACTGAAGAAGAGGCTTTAGATATAATTAAACAGCTTAATGAAGGTGCTGATTTTGCTACTTTAGCTAAAGAAAAATCTACTGGACCATCTGCTAGTAATGGTGGAGATATAAATTATTTTAGACGTGGAGAAATGGTGTCTGAGTTTGCAGATGCTGCATTTGATTTAGAAGTAGGAGAAATTAGCGGCGTAGTTAAAACTAAATATGGATATCATGTAATAAAGGTTACAGATAGCAAAATTGGATTTGATAGTAATAAAGAAGATGTTGAGAGAAGCATAAAACAAAGTATATATAATCAACAGATACAAGAAGAAAGAGAAAAAGCTAATGTTGAGATTTTATTGAAATTTGAGGAGCCTAAGAAGTCAGAAGAAAATAATGAAAACGAAGCTACTGAATCAGATGAAAATAATAACCAACAAAATAGTAATGAACAAGATAATAATACAGAAGAGAATAATAATTAA